A window of the Citrus sinensis cultivar Valencia sweet orange chromosome 9, DVS_A1.0, whole genome shotgun sequence genome harbors these coding sequences:
- the LOC102578021 gene encoding beta-carotene hydroxylase isoform X1 translates to MAVGLLAAIVPKPFCLLTTKLQPSSLLTTKPAPLFAPLGTHRGFFNGKNRRKLNSFTVCFVLEEKKQSTQIETFTDEEEEESGTQISTAARVAEKLARKRSERFTYLVAAVMSSFGITSMAVMAVYYRFWWQMEVGMEFWARWAHKALWHASLWHMHESHHRPREGPFELNDVFAIINAVPAIALLSFGFFHKGLVPGLCFGAGLGITVFGMAYMFVHDGLVHKRFPVGPIADVPYFRRVAAAHQLHHSDKFHGVPYGLFLGPKELEEVGGLEELEKEISKRIKSYNRVPK, encoded by the exons ATGGCGGTCGGACTATTGGCCGCCATAGTCCCGAAGCCCTTCTGTCTCCTCACAACAAAACTTCAACCCTCTTCGCTCCTCACAACAAAACCCGCTCCCCTTTTTGCCCCTCTCGGTACCCACCGCGGCTTCTTTAATGGCAAAAACCGAAGAAAACTCAACTCTTTCACCGTATGTTTTGTTTTAGAGGAGAAAAAACAAAGCACCCAGATCGAGACTTTCACGGacgaggaggaggaggagtcGGGTACCCAGATCTCGACTGCTGCCCGCGTGGCCGAGAAATTGGCGAGAAAGAGATCCGAGAGGTTCACTTATCTCGTTGCTGCCGTCATGTCTAGTTTTGGTATCACTTCCATGGCTGTCATGGCTGTTTATTACAGGTTCTGGTGGCAAATGGAG GTGGGCATGGAGTTTTGGGCACGATGGGCTCATAAAGCTCTGTGGCATGCTTCTTTATGGCATATGCACGAG TCTCACCATCGACCAAGAGAGGGTCCTTTTGAGCTAAACGATGTGTTTGCCATAATCAACGCAGTTCCAGCCATAGCCCTTCTCtcttttggcttcttccaCAAAGGCCTTGTACCTGGTCTCTGTTTTGGTGCT GGACTTGGCATTACGGTGTTTGGGATGGCCTACATGTTCGTCCACGATGGTCTCGTTCACAAAAGGTTCCCTGTGGGTCCCATTGCCGACGTGCCTTATTTCCGGAGAGTCGCTGCGGCTCACCAG CTTCACCACTCGGATAAATTCCACGGTGTTCCATATGGGCTCTTTCTCGGACCTAAG GAGCTTGAAGAAGTGGGGGGACTAGAAGAATTGGAGAAGGAGATCAGTAAGAGAATCAAATCATACAACAGGGTtccaaaataa
- the LOC102578021 gene encoding beta-carotene hydroxylase: MAVGLLAAIVPKPFCLLTTKLQPSSLLTTKPAPLFAPLGTHRGFFNGKNRRKLNSFTVCFVLEEKKQSTQIETFTDEEEEESGTQISTAARVAEKLARKRSERFTYLVAAVMSSFGITSMAVMAVYYRFWWQMEGGEVPLAEMFGTFALSVGAAVGMEFWARWAHKALWHASLWHMHESHHRPREGPFELNDVFAIINAVPAIALLSFGFFHKGLVPGLCFGAGLGITVFGMAYMFVHDGLVHKRFPVGPIADVPYFRRVAAAHQLHHSDKFHGVPYGLFLGPKELEEVGGLEELEKEISKRIKSYNRVPK; this comes from the exons ATGGCGGTCGGACTATTGGCCGCCATAGTCCCGAAGCCCTTCTGTCTCCTCACAACAAAACTTCAACCCTCTTCGCTCCTCACAACAAAACCCGCTCCCCTTTTTGCCCCTCTCGGTACCCACCGCGGCTTCTTTAATGGCAAAAACCGAAGAAAACTCAACTCTTTCACCGTATGTTTTGTTTTAGAGGAGAAAAAACAAAGCACCCAGATCGAGACTTTCACGGacgaggaggaggaggagtcGGGTACCCAGATCTCGACTGCTGCCCGCGTGGCCGAGAAATTGGCGAGAAAGAGATCCGAGAGGTTCACTTATCTCGTTGCTGCCGTCATGTCTAGTTTTGGTATCACTTCCATGGCTGTCATGGCTGTTTATTACAGGTTCTGGTGGCAAATGGAG GGTGGAGAGGTGCCTTTAGCTGAAATGTTTGGCACATTTGCTCTCTCTGTTGGTGCTGCT GTGGGCATGGAGTTTTGGGCACGATGGGCTCATAAAGCTCTGTGGCATGCTTCTTTATGGCATATGCACGAG TCTCACCATCGACCAAGAGAGGGTCCTTTTGAGCTAAACGATGTGTTTGCCATAATCAACGCAGTTCCAGCCATAGCCCTTCTCtcttttggcttcttccaCAAAGGCCTTGTACCTGGTCTCTGTTTTGGTGCT GGACTTGGCATTACGGTGTTTGGGATGGCCTACATGTTCGTCCACGATGGTCTCGTTCACAAAAGGTTCCCTGTGGGTCCCATTGCCGACGTGCCTTATTTCCGGAGAGTCGCTGCGGCTCACCAG CTTCACCACTCGGATAAATTCCACGGTGTTCCATATGGGCTCTTTCTCGGACCTAAG GAGCTTGAAGAAGTGGGGGGACTAGAAGAATTGGAGAAGGAGATCAGTAAGAGAATCAAATCATACAACAGGGTtccaaaataa
- the LOC102629810 gene encoding uncharacterized protein LOC102629810 isoform X1, producing MGKLVASVSNSLHSPGSFLEKIETYFFGNIPLSFKSNRTAPSILLFMKKKNSVSVLTNCTFKRNEECIVDFKNRKGWIHFVGIGGSGLSALAKLALKQGFEVSGSDLVWSSYMEGLLEAGANLHIGHSVSNIQGNDGSRFPNAVVASSAIPQDNVEILHAKSVGVPIYKRDYWLAKLTEKYNLIAVSGSHGKSTTASMLAYVLKAMGDDLTAIVGAHVPQFPDGSIFYGGGKNFVLEADEYDGCFLGLSPSVAVVTNLDWEHVDIFEDEDAVKSIFRRFLKQIRVGGHLVICGDSQCARSLLDQIKQDTGLKYSGGVVSNQSSDLWGQGHDYKIITYGFSSFNDWYAESVCPNVQGGSDYILCERGRPLAQISLQIPGVHNVLNSLAVIATVLTLIGDKRQSHESIACLKLPLSKFMGVSRRFDLIGTIYGCHIYDDFAHHPTEVRAVLQAARQRFPNKALIAVFQPHTYSRLVVLKDDFANALSEADQVVVSAVYAARETNDWNINGKDLAASIIGPPSEYIPCLGNVVDKLALQILRDPHPEIVILTLGAGDVTTVGPKLLHELQTRSQDARH from the exons ATGGGAAAATTGGTGGCATCAGTTTCCAACTCACTTCATTCTCCAGGCAGCTTTCTGGAGAAAATTGAAACCTATTTTTTCGGAAACATTCCTCTCTCGTTCAAATCTAATCGAACCGCACcttctatattattatttatgaagaagaaaaatagcGTTTCAGTTTTAACAAATTGcacatttaaaagaaatgaagaatgCATTGTCGATTTCAAAAATCGAAAGGGGTGGATTCATTTCGTGGGAATTGGTGGTTCTGGGTTATCTGCACTCGCCAAGCTCGCTCTCAAACAA GGTTTTGAGGTTAGTGGCTCAGATTTAGTGTGGAGCAGCTACATGGAAGGACTGCTGGAAGCTGGGGCAAATTTGCATATTGGTCACTCTGTTTCAAATATCCAGGGCAATGATGGCTCAAGATTTCCTAATGCTGTTGTTGCTTCAAGTGCTATTCCACAAGATAATGTGGAGATTTTACATGCCAAATCTGTCGGAGTACCAAT CTATAAGCGAGATTATTGGTTGGCTAAGCTAACGGAGAAGTACAATCTTATTGCTGTCAGTGGCAGTCATG GGAAGAGTACAACTGCAAGCATGCTTGCCTATGTTCTGAAGGCAATGGGGGATGATCTTACAGCTATAGTTGGAGCACATGTGCCACAG tTTCCAGACGGAAGCATATTTTATGGAGGTGGCAAAAACTTTGTGCTGGAG GCTGATGAATATGATGGTTGCTTCCTGGGATTATCACCCTCTGTAGCTGTAGTGACAAATCTGGATTGGGAGCATGTTGATATCTTTGAAGATGAG GATGCtgttaaaagtatttttaggAGATTCCTGAAGCAGATCAGGGTGGGTGGACATCTTGTCATATGCGGGGACAG TCAATGTGCACGGTCCTTGCTGgatcaaataaaacaagataCTGGATTGAAGTATTCTGGTGGAGTGGTTTCTAATCAAAGTTCAGATCTATGGGGACAAGGGCatgattacaaaataataacttatggtttttcaagttttaatgATTGGTACGCTGAATCCGTTTGTCCAAATGTACAGGGTGGTAGTGATTATATTTTG TGTGAGAGAGGGCGCCCATTGGCTCAGATCAGTTTACAAATTCCAGGAGTTCATAATGTCTTGAATTCATTAGCA GTAATTGCCACAGTCCTAACATTGATTGGAGACAAAAGACAATCACATGAATCAATTGCTTGTTTAAAGTTGCCTTTAAGCAAGTTCATGGGTGTTTCTAGACGTTTTGATTTGATTGGAACAATATATGGATGCCATATATACGATGATTTTGCACACCATCCAACAGAAGTTCGTGCAGTTCTTCAAGCAGCTCGTCAGAGATTTCCAAATAAGGCTCTTATTGCGGTATTCCAGCCTCATACTTACAG TCGTCTAGTAGTATTGAAGGATGACTTTGCCAATGCACTTTCTGAGGCCGATCAAGTTGTGGTTTCAGCG GTCTATGCTGCCAGAGAAACAAATGATTGGAATATCAATGGAAAGGATTTAGCTGCTTCAATAATTGGCCCACCATCCGAGTACATCCCTTGTTTG GGGAATGTGGTTGATAAACTAGCGCTTCAGATACTCAGGGATCCTCATCCTGAAATTGTCATCTTAACACTTGGAGCAG GTGACGTCACCACTGTTGGCCCCAAATTGCTCCATGAATTGCAAACTAGATCCCAAGATGCAAGGCATTAA
- the LOC102629810 gene encoding uncharacterized protein LOC102629810 isoform X2: MKNALSISKIERGGFISWELVVLGYLHSPSSLSNNGSDLVWSSYMEGLLEAGANLHIGHSVSNIQGNDGSRFPNAVVASSAIPQDNVEILHAKSVGVPIYKRDYWLAKLTEKYNLIAVSGSHGKSTTASMLAYVLKAMGDDLTAIVGAHVPQFPDGSIFYGGGKNFVLEADEYDGCFLGLSPSVAVVTNLDWEHVDIFEDEDAVKSIFRRFLKQIRVGGHLVICGDSQCARSLLDQIKQDTGLKYSGGVVSNQSSDLWGQGHDYKIITYGFSSFNDWYAESVCPNVQGGSDYILCERGRPLAQISLQIPGVHNVLNSLAVIATVLTLIGDKRQSHESIACLKLPLSKFMGVSRRFDLIGTIYGCHIYDDFAHHPTEVRAVLQAARQRFPNKALIAVFQPHTYSRLVVLKDDFANALSEADQVVVSAVYAARETNDWNINGKDLAASIIGPPSEYIPCLGNVVDKLALQILRDPHPEIVILTLGAGDVTTVGPKLLHELQTRSQDARH; this comes from the exons atgaagaatgCATTGTCGATTTCAAAAATCGAAAGGGGTGGATTCATTTCGTGGGAATTGGTGGTTCTGGGTTATCTGCACTCGCCAAGCTCGCTCTCAAACAA TGGCTCAGATTTAGTGTGGAGCAGCTACATGGAAGGACTGCTGGAAGCTGGGGCAAATTTGCATATTGGTCACTCTGTTTCAAATATCCAGGGCAATGATGGCTCAAGATTTCCTAATGCTGTTGTTGCTTCAAGTGCTATTCCACAAGATAATGTGGAGATTTTACATGCCAAATCTGTCGGAGTACCAAT CTATAAGCGAGATTATTGGTTGGCTAAGCTAACGGAGAAGTACAATCTTATTGCTGTCAGTGGCAGTCATG GGAAGAGTACAACTGCAAGCATGCTTGCCTATGTTCTGAAGGCAATGGGGGATGATCTTACAGCTATAGTTGGAGCACATGTGCCACAG tTTCCAGACGGAAGCATATTTTATGGAGGTGGCAAAAACTTTGTGCTGGAG GCTGATGAATATGATGGTTGCTTCCTGGGATTATCACCCTCTGTAGCTGTAGTGACAAATCTGGATTGGGAGCATGTTGATATCTTTGAAGATGAG GATGCtgttaaaagtatttttaggAGATTCCTGAAGCAGATCAGGGTGGGTGGACATCTTGTCATATGCGGGGACAG TCAATGTGCACGGTCCTTGCTGgatcaaataaaacaagataCTGGATTGAAGTATTCTGGTGGAGTGGTTTCTAATCAAAGTTCAGATCTATGGGGACAAGGGCatgattacaaaataataacttatggtttttcaagttttaatgATTGGTACGCTGAATCCGTTTGTCCAAATGTACAGGGTGGTAGTGATTATATTTTG TGTGAGAGAGGGCGCCCATTGGCTCAGATCAGTTTACAAATTCCAGGAGTTCATAATGTCTTGAATTCATTAGCA GTAATTGCCACAGTCCTAACATTGATTGGAGACAAAAGACAATCACATGAATCAATTGCTTGTTTAAAGTTGCCTTTAAGCAAGTTCATGGGTGTTTCTAGACGTTTTGATTTGATTGGAACAATATATGGATGCCATATATACGATGATTTTGCACACCATCCAACAGAAGTTCGTGCAGTTCTTCAAGCAGCTCGTCAGAGATTTCCAAATAAGGCTCTTATTGCGGTATTCCAGCCTCATACTTACAG TCGTCTAGTAGTATTGAAGGATGACTTTGCCAATGCACTTTCTGAGGCCGATCAAGTTGTGGTTTCAGCG GTCTATGCTGCCAGAGAAACAAATGATTGGAATATCAATGGAAAGGATTTAGCTGCTTCAATAATTGGCCCACCATCCGAGTACATCCCTTGTTTG GGGAATGTGGTTGATAAACTAGCGCTTCAGATACTCAGGGATCCTCATCCTGAAATTGTCATCTTAACACTTGGAGCAG GTGACGTCACCACTGTTGGCCCCAAATTGCTCCATGAATTGCAAACTAGATCCCAAGATGCAAGGCATTAA
- the LOC102629810 gene encoding uncharacterized protein LOC102629810 isoform X4: MKNALSISKIERGGFISWELVVLGYLHSPSSLSNNYKRDYWLAKLTEKYNLIAVSGSHGKSTTASMLAYVLKAMGDDLTAIVGAHVPQFPDGSIFYGGGKNFVLEADEYDGCFLGLSPSVAVVTNLDWEHVDIFEDEDAVKSIFRRFLKQIRVGGHLVICGDSQCARSLLDQIKQDTGLKYSGGVVSNQSSDLWGQGHDYKIITYGFSSFNDWYAESVCPNVQGGSDYILCERGRPLAQISLQIPGVHNVLNSLAVIATVLTLIGDKRQSHESIACLKLPLSKFMGVSRRFDLIGTIYGCHIYDDFAHHPTEVRAVLQAARQRFPNKALIAVFQPHTYSRLVVLKDDFANALSEADQVVVSAVYAARETNDWNINGKDLAASIIGPPSEYIPCLGNVVDKLALQILRDPHPEIVILTLGAGDVTTVGPKLLHELQTRSQDARH; the protein is encoded by the exons atgaagaatgCATTGTCGATTTCAAAAATCGAAAGGGGTGGATTCATTTCGTGGGAATTGGTGGTTCTGGGTTATCTGCACTCGCCAAGCTCGCTCTCAAACAA CTATAAGCGAGATTATTGGTTGGCTAAGCTAACGGAGAAGTACAATCTTATTGCTGTCAGTGGCAGTCATG GGAAGAGTACAACTGCAAGCATGCTTGCCTATGTTCTGAAGGCAATGGGGGATGATCTTACAGCTATAGTTGGAGCACATGTGCCACAG tTTCCAGACGGAAGCATATTTTATGGAGGTGGCAAAAACTTTGTGCTGGAG GCTGATGAATATGATGGTTGCTTCCTGGGATTATCACCCTCTGTAGCTGTAGTGACAAATCTGGATTGGGAGCATGTTGATATCTTTGAAGATGAG GATGCtgttaaaagtatttttaggAGATTCCTGAAGCAGATCAGGGTGGGTGGACATCTTGTCATATGCGGGGACAG TCAATGTGCACGGTCCTTGCTGgatcaaataaaacaagataCTGGATTGAAGTATTCTGGTGGAGTGGTTTCTAATCAAAGTTCAGATCTATGGGGACAAGGGCatgattacaaaataataacttatggtttttcaagttttaatgATTGGTACGCTGAATCCGTTTGTCCAAATGTACAGGGTGGTAGTGATTATATTTTG TGTGAGAGAGGGCGCCCATTGGCTCAGATCAGTTTACAAATTCCAGGAGTTCATAATGTCTTGAATTCATTAGCA GTAATTGCCACAGTCCTAACATTGATTGGAGACAAAAGACAATCACATGAATCAATTGCTTGTTTAAAGTTGCCTTTAAGCAAGTTCATGGGTGTTTCTAGACGTTTTGATTTGATTGGAACAATATATGGATGCCATATATACGATGATTTTGCACACCATCCAACAGAAGTTCGTGCAGTTCTTCAAGCAGCTCGTCAGAGATTTCCAAATAAGGCTCTTATTGCGGTATTCCAGCCTCATACTTACAG TCGTCTAGTAGTATTGAAGGATGACTTTGCCAATGCACTTTCTGAGGCCGATCAAGTTGTGGTTTCAGCG GTCTATGCTGCCAGAGAAACAAATGATTGGAATATCAATGGAAAGGATTTAGCTGCTTCAATAATTGGCCCACCATCCGAGTACATCCCTTGTTTG GGGAATGTGGTTGATAAACTAGCGCTTCAGATACTCAGGGATCCTCATCCTGAAATTGTCATCTTAACACTTGGAGCAG GTGACGTCACCACTGTTGGCCCCAAATTGCTCCATGAATTGCAAACTAGATCCCAAGATGCAAGGCATTAA
- the LOC102629810 gene encoding uncharacterized protein LOC102629810 isoform X5 encodes MHCRFQKSKGVDSFRGNWWFWVICTRQARSQTRKSTTASMLAYVLKAMGDDLTAIVGAHVPQFPDGSIFYGGGKNFVLEADEYDGCFLGLSPSVAVVTNLDWEHVDIFEDEDAVKSIFRRFLKQIRVGGHLVICGDSQCARSLLDQIKQDTGLKYSGGVVSNQSSDLWGQGHDYKIITYGFSSFNDWYAESVCPNVQGGSDYILCERGRPLAQISLQIPGVHNVLNSLAVIATVLTLIGDKRQSHESIACLKLPLSKFMGVSRRFDLIGTIYGCHIYDDFAHHPTEVRAVLQAARQRFPNKALIAVFQPHTYSRLVVLKDDFANALSEADQVVVSAVYAARETNDWNINGKDLAASIIGPPSEYIPCLGNVVDKLALQILRDPHPEIVILTLGAGDVTTVGPKLLHELQTRSQDARH; translated from the exons atgCATTGTCGATTTCAAAAATCGAAAGGGGTGGATTCATTTCGTGGGAATTGGTGGTTCTGGGTTATCTGCACTCGCCAAGCTCGCTCTCAAACAA GGAAGAGTACAACTGCAAGCATGCTTGCCTATGTTCTGAAGGCAATGGGGGATGATCTTACAGCTATAGTTGGAGCACATGTGCCACAG tTTCCAGACGGAAGCATATTTTATGGAGGTGGCAAAAACTTTGTGCTGGAG GCTGATGAATATGATGGTTGCTTCCTGGGATTATCACCCTCTGTAGCTGTAGTGACAAATCTGGATTGGGAGCATGTTGATATCTTTGAAGATGAG GATGCtgttaaaagtatttttaggAGATTCCTGAAGCAGATCAGGGTGGGTGGACATCTTGTCATATGCGGGGACAG TCAATGTGCACGGTCCTTGCTGgatcaaataaaacaagataCTGGATTGAAGTATTCTGGTGGAGTGGTTTCTAATCAAAGTTCAGATCTATGGGGACAAGGGCatgattacaaaataataacttatggtttttcaagttttaatgATTGGTACGCTGAATCCGTTTGTCCAAATGTACAGGGTGGTAGTGATTATATTTTG TGTGAGAGAGGGCGCCCATTGGCTCAGATCAGTTTACAAATTCCAGGAGTTCATAATGTCTTGAATTCATTAGCA GTAATTGCCACAGTCCTAACATTGATTGGAGACAAAAGACAATCACATGAATCAATTGCTTGTTTAAAGTTGCCTTTAAGCAAGTTCATGGGTGTTTCTAGACGTTTTGATTTGATTGGAACAATATATGGATGCCATATATACGATGATTTTGCACACCATCCAACAGAAGTTCGTGCAGTTCTTCAAGCAGCTCGTCAGAGATTTCCAAATAAGGCTCTTATTGCGGTATTCCAGCCTCATACTTACAG TCGTCTAGTAGTATTGAAGGATGACTTTGCCAATGCACTTTCTGAGGCCGATCAAGTTGTGGTTTCAGCG GTCTATGCTGCCAGAGAAACAAATGATTGGAATATCAATGGAAAGGATTTAGCTGCTTCAATAATTGGCCCACCATCCGAGTACATCCCTTGTTTG GGGAATGTGGTTGATAAACTAGCGCTTCAGATACTCAGGGATCCTCATCCTGAAATTGTCATCTTAACACTTGGAGCAG GTGACGTCACCACTGTTGGCCCCAAATTGCTCCATGAATTGCAAACTAGATCCCAAGATGCAAGGCATTAA
- the LOC102629810 gene encoding uncharacterized protein LOC102629810 isoform X3, which translates to MHCRFQKSKGVDSFRGNWWFWVICTRQARSQTNLVWSSYMEGLLEAGANLHIGHSVSNIQGNDGSRFPNAVVASSAIPQDNVEILHAKSVGVPIYKRDYWLAKLTEKYNLIAVSGSHGKSTTASMLAYVLKAMGDDLTAIVGAHVPQFPDGSIFYGGGKNFVLEADEYDGCFLGLSPSVAVVTNLDWEHVDIFEDEDAVKSIFRRFLKQIRVGGHLVICGDSQCARSLLDQIKQDTGLKYSGGVVSNQSSDLWGQGHDYKIITYGFSSFNDWYAESVCPNVQGGSDYILCERGRPLAQISLQIPGVHNVLNSLAVIATVLTLIGDKRQSHESIACLKLPLSKFMGVSRRFDLIGTIYGCHIYDDFAHHPTEVRAVLQAARQRFPNKALIAVFQPHTYSRLVVLKDDFANALSEADQVVVSAVYAARETNDWNINGKDLAASIIGPPSEYIPCLGNVVDKLALQILRDPHPEIVILTLGAGDVTTVGPKLLHELQTRSQDARH; encoded by the exons atgCATTGTCGATTTCAAAAATCGAAAGGGGTGGATTCATTTCGTGGGAATTGGTGGTTCTGGGTTATCTGCACTCGCCAAGCTCGCTCTCAAACAA ATTTAGTGTGGAGCAGCTACATGGAAGGACTGCTGGAAGCTGGGGCAAATTTGCATATTGGTCACTCTGTTTCAAATATCCAGGGCAATGATGGCTCAAGATTTCCTAATGCTGTTGTTGCTTCAAGTGCTATTCCACAAGATAATGTGGAGATTTTACATGCCAAATCTGTCGGAGTACCAAT CTATAAGCGAGATTATTGGTTGGCTAAGCTAACGGAGAAGTACAATCTTATTGCTGTCAGTGGCAGTCATG GGAAGAGTACAACTGCAAGCATGCTTGCCTATGTTCTGAAGGCAATGGGGGATGATCTTACAGCTATAGTTGGAGCACATGTGCCACAG tTTCCAGACGGAAGCATATTTTATGGAGGTGGCAAAAACTTTGTGCTGGAG GCTGATGAATATGATGGTTGCTTCCTGGGATTATCACCCTCTGTAGCTGTAGTGACAAATCTGGATTGGGAGCATGTTGATATCTTTGAAGATGAG GATGCtgttaaaagtatttttaggAGATTCCTGAAGCAGATCAGGGTGGGTGGACATCTTGTCATATGCGGGGACAG TCAATGTGCACGGTCCTTGCTGgatcaaataaaacaagataCTGGATTGAAGTATTCTGGTGGAGTGGTTTCTAATCAAAGTTCAGATCTATGGGGACAAGGGCatgattacaaaataataacttatggtttttcaagttttaatgATTGGTACGCTGAATCCGTTTGTCCAAATGTACAGGGTGGTAGTGATTATATTTTG TGTGAGAGAGGGCGCCCATTGGCTCAGATCAGTTTACAAATTCCAGGAGTTCATAATGTCTTGAATTCATTAGCA GTAATTGCCACAGTCCTAACATTGATTGGAGACAAAAGACAATCACATGAATCAATTGCTTGTTTAAAGTTGCCTTTAAGCAAGTTCATGGGTGTTTCTAGACGTTTTGATTTGATTGGAACAATATATGGATGCCATATATACGATGATTTTGCACACCATCCAACAGAAGTTCGTGCAGTTCTTCAAGCAGCTCGTCAGAGATTTCCAAATAAGGCTCTTATTGCGGTATTCCAGCCTCATACTTACAG TCGTCTAGTAGTATTGAAGGATGACTTTGCCAATGCACTTTCTGAGGCCGATCAAGTTGTGGTTTCAGCG GTCTATGCTGCCAGAGAAACAAATGATTGGAATATCAATGGAAAGGATTTAGCTGCTTCAATAATTGGCCCACCATCCGAGTACATCCCTTGTTTG GGGAATGTGGTTGATAAACTAGCGCTTCAGATACTCAGGGATCCTCATCCTGAAATTGTCATCTTAACACTTGGAGCAG GTGACGTCACCACTGTTGGCCCCAAATTGCTCCATGAATTGCAAACTAGATCCCAAGATGCAAGGCATTAA
- the LOC102631009 gene encoding septum site-determining protein minD homolog, chloroplastic, producing MLSLIPSPTIQFKPLFPSKTIKPLKPFSSKSSIQSVLQWNRKPELAGETPRVVVITSGKGGVGKTTTTANVGLSLARLGFSVVAIDADVGLRNLDLLLGLENRVNYTVVEVLNGDCRLDQALVRDKRWSNFELLCISKPRSKLPLGFGGKALTWVVEALKSRQEGSPDFILIDCPAGIDAGFITAITPANEAVLVTTPDITSLRDADRVTGLLECDGIRDIKMVVNRVRTDMIKGEDMMSVLDIQEMLGLALLGVIPEDSEVIRSTNRGYPLVLNKPPTLAGLAFEQAAWRLVEQDSMKAVMVEEEPKRRGFFSFFGG from the coding sequence ATGCTTTCTCTCATTCCCTCTCCaacaatccaattcaaacCGCTATTCCCTTCCAAAACCATCAAACCCCTTAAAcccttttcttcaaaatccAGCATCCAATCCGTTCTTCAATGGAACCGGAAGCCCGAGCTCGCCGGCGAGACCCCGCGCGTGGTCGTCATCACCTCCGGTAAAGGCGGCGTTGGCAAGACTACCACGACCGCCAACGTCGGCCTCTCTCTAGCTCGTTTAGGCTTCTCCGTCGTCGCTATCGACGCCGATGTCGGCCTCCGCAACCTCGACCTCCTCCTAGGCCTCGAAAACCGCGTCAATTACACCGTCGTCGAGGTCCTTAATGGCGACTGCCGCCTCGACCAGGCTTTGGTTCGGGACAAACGGTGGTCGAATTTCGAATTGCTCTGCATATCGAAGCCAAGATCGAAACTTCCATTAGGGTTTGGCGGGAAAGCCCTCACTTGGGTTGTTGAAGCTTTAAAATCGCGACAAGAAGGTAGCcctgattttattttgattgattgtCCAGCCGGCATTGACGCTGGGTTTATAACGGCGATAACGCCGGCTAATGAAGCTGTGTTAGTTACAACGCCTGATATAACTAGCTTAAGAGATGCTGATAGAGTTACAGGGCTGTTAGAATGTGATGGGATTAGGGATATAAAGATGGTTGTGAATAGAGTGAGGACTGATATGATCAAAGGAGAGGATATGATGTCGGTTTTAGACATTCAAGAGATGTTGGGTTTGGCTTTGTTAGGTGTAATTCCTGAGGATTCAGAAGTTATAAGGAGTACGAATAGAGGGTATCCTTTGGTTTTGAATAAGCCACCTACACTTGCTGGGTTAGCATTTGAGCAAGCTGCTTGGCGCCTTGTTGAGCAAGATAGCATGAAGGCTGTTATGGTTGAAGAGGAACCCAAGAGACGTGGGTTTTTCTCGTTTTTTGGTGGGTAG